A window from Thiovulum sp. ES encodes these proteins:
- a CDS encoding site-specific DNA methylase (PFAM: D12 class N6 adenine-specific DNA methyltransferase~TIGRFAM: DNA adenine methylase (dam)), with translation MNLNNPQLLYPRLSPLLKWAGGKERELKYILPEIPEFKRYFEPFVGGGAVYFAVNSSQYFLNDKSHELIELYKSVKTSDKFFFDEVSKISENWKNIENRISENRDDFLAKYKSGFSFPEISKKIERVRKLELKNGELVEKDILDNIESAFKAKYYTELRGLYNSNPTPAIFFFIRNFAYSGMFRYNKDGEFNVPYGGIGYNKKDLRNKLEYFKDEKLLEHLAKTEIENLDFEDFFQKWKPEKDDFIFLDPPYDSEFSTYAKNEFIQNDHVRLRDFLAKTSAKWLMVISETEFISELYKDFHISDFKKEYQVSFKNRNNKKANHLIIKNYV, from the coding sequence TTGAATCTAAATAATCCACAACTTTTATATCCCCGTCTTTCGCCTCTTTTAAAATGGGCGGGAGGTAAAGAGCGAGAGCTGAAATATATTTTGCCAGAAATTCCAGAATTCAAAAGATATTTTGAACCATTTGTTGGTGGCGGAGCTGTATATTTTGCAGTAAATTCTAGTCAATATTTTTTAAATGACAAATCGCATGAACTAATTGAGCTTTATAAAAGTGTTAAAACAAGTGATAAATTTTTTTTCGATGAGGTCTCAAAAATTTCTGAAAATTGGAAAAATATTGAAAATAGAATTTCTGAAAATAGAGATGATTTTTTAGCAAAATATAAAAGTGGCTTCTCATTTCCTGAAATTTCTAAAAAAATAGAACGAGTGAGAAAACTTGAATTAAAAAATGGGGAACTTGTTGAAAAAGATATTTTAGATAACATCGAGTCTGCATTTAAAGCAAAGTATTACACAGAATTAAGAGGTCTCTATAATTCAAATCCAACTCCTGCAATCTTCTTTTTTATTCGCAATTTCGCATATAGCGGAATGTTTCGTTATAACAAAGATGGAGAATTCAATGTTCCATATGGTGGAATTGGATACAACAAAAAAGATTTAAGAAATAAATTAGAGTATTTTAAAGATGAAAAACTTTTAGAACATTTGGCAAAAACAGAAATTGAAAATTTAGATTTTGAAGATTTTTTTCAAAAATGGAAACCAGAAAAAGATGATTTTATCTTTCTTGATCCTCCATACGATTCTGAATTTAGCACTTATGCAAAAAATGAATTTATCCAAAACGATCATGTTCGACTTCGAGATTTTTTAGCAAAAACTTCAGCAAAATGGCTCATGGTAATTTCAGAAACAGAATTTATTTCAGAGCTTTATAAAGATTTCCATATTTCTGATTTTAAAAAGGAGTATCAAGTTAGTTTTAAAAATCGGAACAATAAAAAAGCAAATCATCTAATTATTAAAAATTATGTTTGA